The following nucleotide sequence is from Mangifera indica cultivar Alphonso chromosome 17, CATAS_Mindica_2.1, whole genome shotgun sequence.
ctatttaatcatatgataacacatcattattagtACTCAAATAAgtattttgataatgatatatatagttttattgtttcgaTATTATCTTGATAACAATGGTAAATAGAATAGTGGGTGAATTttgaacaataatattttaggccaaaagatttattttcacCCAACATttggtgaaatctcaaacttttattcattaattttcaaaattctaaatacctacttttctgttaaaatttattattaagattaagataaaaatgttatttatctaaaaaaaaaaaattattagattttcccttttttcttagtttaaaaatataacaatttcttctcacataaagtttaaaaaatgataatttattttttagggtttttttcgtCACCATTTTTGGCAAACTTTGTTATTGTTAGTGCGTTCTCTCTTCCTCCCAATCTTTCTTTCTCCCTCTTCGACCGTCTTCATTGGAGATcaccaaacattgggtgggaataggtctTTTAGGcaatattttatgtacaaatctatcatcttattataaaattaagtaatttggaattatatttctttgtgccattaatatttactatttatatacataaatttatatcagatattatatttattacaatTGCCTATGAATGGCCGGTGGACTTTGAAAAATCGCAATAGAAAGAAGATGACATATATATTTCAATGAATAACTAAATAAGTAATTTATCACATTCAAAAGggttaatttttgaataaaattagggatagattcgatttgaattaagcTTAAAGAAGACCTAGTTTGAGAGcgattcaaatataaaaagacTTGCTCGAGATCGACTAAAGTTTGACAAATCACGGTTCCCACTAAGTTTGAGAAGTTGAGGTTTGGGTTTAAatcgaaaataattttattataaatttgattcaaactgacTCAAAAACAAATGTTTGGATCAACTTGTTTTATGAAAACTAGCCAAATCCTTGGGTTGAACTTAACTCATTTGGtttgaacttgaattgaatATAACCCTAAATAtggtaaaacaatttttttttttcagaaatcttGAATCTTTAAGTTACATGAGATGAGTTAGCAGAATTATTGGAggattgttaaataattttatattgattttttgaaCCACAAAAAGGGAATATGTCTTGAATATGGTAGTCAAATCGTATACTACATcgtatatcaaaaatctaattttttgtattatgtatTGTGTATTGTAtacatcttaaaaaataataaaaaattttaattgccaCTGCAGGAATATATTAAACTTCTAAGTGTGGAGATcgaaaacttatattatacaaaaaattggTATTAGATATAAGATTTTAGTCTCCAACACCCTCTTTTAAGTGTAACCATCATAGGTCGTTAGATTGGTGCATTACCACTTAGTATCATAATTAAGTTAGATTGTTAGATCCGAATCACTTTAAGTTGTTAGACCTACCTATTTGGTTTTGGGctttaatatgtaaaaatatattaaatatataagtgtgaagattaaaatttattttacataaaactaGTTGATTTGTATTAAGGGCTAATATACTACTCTTATATACcacttatattgtatttattagatgtgagactttagTCTCCAACAACTACTTCATCTTGGAAGATATcacaaaaatctttaaaaattctaaaacttaCATTTACACCCCTACCACATCATCAATTCtctgaaaaaatatatcaatccgtatcgataatatataatttctcatATGAGTATCTactatatcatataaaattttgatatatcataaaatttgtatcatttttatcttatcaCATTGATAATGGTTATCTTAAAGACAAAGGAAGGGACATGACCTTAGTGCAAAGCTCCCTAAATATTATATTCCCACTTACAACAAGCCAAGGCACTCCATATGGcaacacttttttatttttttaaatttcaatataagaagaaaatggaaatgGCTATGATTTAGGTTCTCAAAACCCCACATGACCTATCTTTTCTCTCacttcaaattacaaattaaccCACTTGAAgcaatgaataatatttttcatgagGATAAAATGACTTTTAATAGATATTAACactgatgtattatcatataattaaaaaaattaattatattctttatatctaataatagtGACACATTAACCATCAACACCTATCAATACTTATTTTGTCATTATGTAAAGTATCATTGGAAAAACGGAGAAGAATAATAACACTATAACAATGTGAAGAAAGTATAAAGTTGGGGGAAGAAAAGGGGAGGCAAAGAAAAGAGATGCCCATAAGGAATGTGAATAATTGTACTATTTTCTCCAAATTCATTGGCACCAAATGCTTTAGGGCTACGAAATTTAGTATTTAGGTTATAATGTTGTATTTGAATTGAAGGTTCTTAGGTTATAAGCAGGGAAGGTTTTTGCTTGTTGACCTTCTCAATGGTGCTTGTTTTTTTGTGGATGGAATTTGTCTTAGCTTTTTCAATGGCAATATTTTCACACAAACATGAATTTTCTTGCCCATCCGTTAATGTGAAGTAGACATGCATAATAACTTGCCCTACTGGTTACTCcatttattagattttcatACTTCTTCTCTAGACCAagactaataataataatactagttatacaattcaaatttaattaatgaaacaCTTGATATAAATAGGGATGATGTAATGGATTTTTTCAATagtcatataaattaaaagttaaaatttaatttttttttttacgaggAATCTCACTTGAGGCAGATTGACCATTCCTTCGGGGTAGAGGTCGACTATCATATTGGTAAACCCTAAGAAAACTAGTCTAACAACTCATTGTTAAAGTCTTTTGCTTCAATACAATGATCATCCCTTTTGGGCAAAGCTCAACCACTAAGTGGTAAAGAAAAACTAGTTCAACAACTCATTGCTAGAGCATCCCATTTAAATACAGTGACCACCTATTTGGGGAGTTGTTCGACCACCAAGTTGATTGAATATCAGAAAGATCAATCTAATAAACTATCGATAGGATCTCTTACTTCAATTGGTACATATCAGAAAGTGCTAGTGTGTGTGATAAGTTTATTTGTGAGAGTATGAAGTTGAGTTTAAGTTCTTCTGTTAAACGCTTGAGAGTTCACATTATAACCAAATGTTAAAATCCAGGTTTTATATGCATGTTACATGGATTTTGGTATTTGATAGCGCAAGTCATCTATTAGTGCACATTATGAGTTGAATTTATCCATATATAAATGATCAAATTAGGCTGTCCATAAATTCTAAGATTTGACCTTGTAATAGTTCCAAACTTCCCTTGGGACCTCCATTTGTAAGTCATGCATATCTTTTCTTGGGCAAGATGTTGAGAGTGGTACAAAAGGAACACTAGTGGGTTGAATGAAACTAAGAAAGTCACATAAAATAACGTGTAAGAATTTGTAATATAGTTTGGTCAAAGGTTTTGTTTTTCAGGCCACATGTCTTTTTACCTttgattttaaatcttttttttttgacatttcatGTGTCTTGTATTATTGTAGAAGAGGTGTCATGCAacattttgaatcaaatatttGGGTTTattgtcaatatattatttgatttggataTGTAGTAtatcattgttttgtttttaaattttataactcaaatcGTATTTTGACAGTTTATaagtgtttatatatttaattaattttttattatcatatctaaatgatgaaatattcatatatatatatattttttatatattttattgatataagatttatttagtGATGTTACATGTGATATATTTGGAAGATAGTATATACTAAGCTCAAGAAAATTAGCATCacaagaaataaagaaagaaagaagaaggaaagggAAGAAAAGATGAATATGGTGAGTGTTTGTGTGGTGGGGAGTTGGGTACCTGTGAAGTTGTCACAAGTTACTAAAAAAAGAGCAAGGTTCGTGAAGAGgaccattttaatttttcttgtgaAAAATATCCCCTTTTTGTTATCTTATTGGGATTCTAATCTATCTTCTCTAACCTAATAAATGGTGGAGAGTGAGTGAACGAGAAAGAAAAGAGTCATGGAAGGTACGAGTCATCATTTTCATATGCAGGAAAGTCCACAGAAGAAGcactaaagataagaaaaagtGGAGAGATTTGGTAAAGGCTTTTTGTATTTGGCCTTTCTATTTAGTGGTCATGGTGATGGTGATGCTGATGAGGAAGGCTCTTTCAGAGGTCCTCAACTGCACACTTCTGGCATCTAAAATCATTGTATTCTTGAAAGAAATGctttgtaatataaataataataataagctcAAAAGATTATGGTCCACCTAAGGTTTGCTGAACTGATTTTGTCACCCTTTTAAGTTTCAATAAATTAGAGTTTCACTTAGTATTTACTTTCattaatgaattatattaagtgaattgtatttttttaaaagaatgggtgtctataaaaaaaaatctctagaggtttttgaaaattttaaaaaatatgggatattttcaaatttttaaaattttaatataccctTTATcagttataaaaaatgatagttttatttttttaaaaattatataaaatataatattttaaagttaattagagttttgatatttttaaaagcctaaataataaaattttaaattaataaatatatattaataatttgatatttatattaaatataaatgattgttttgtaattttaataaaaaggtaaaatgattatctttagaaaaattaaacataatttactaataaaagtaaataacgaataaaatattaattttttaaaatttaaaagataaaattttgtcatttcattaaatGTGAGGTGAAAAACAATCATTTAAccacaattaataataataatattattattaaatactcACAATCACAATAGTTTTGCATGTGAAAAATCAGTAATGCACCAAGTCCATGTTTTATCATCCATTCATcctattattatttacatttaattttgaatatctaattaaatatttaaataatatattattatataattaaataattttaaattaaaaataaaataactataaatcacatatcatttgaatataTCGGTACACTGGCTGGTTGTGTATTTGCTGCTAGCCTGGCTTCCTTTATGTCtatattttctcatattttaataattataattaataactttGTTGCTTTTGATATCAACCATCAATATCTTCATCTCTTTTTGGTTAAACAAGAAGGGtatgaattattaatttgacTCATCTATCTATGCGTATGGAAGAGGCTACCTATCAACATCTCATCTAAATAGCCTCATCTctacataaatttttaatttccacCACTTGTGCACAGATTGTAACCAAAGACGGGATCATGGTAACTCTCTATCAAATGAAATGTGAAGTTAGATTGaatctaatataaattaattcaaataaattgattttgaattgaaattcaaatttatttatctatttaataatattattaatcttattgataatcatttgataatattatataataatttaaattaatcttaaatttaactCGGTTGAAATCAAATTCACCACATATTCCAAACTTCGGAGAAACCACACCCCCAAATCCAAGTCCCATTAAACGACTATCTTTGTTTCTATCCAGAGGGAATGACAGGTCAATGACTTCGTTCAAGACCATTAAATAATGGATGCTGGTGGAATTATCATTTACGTTTCTAGCATTTATGTTTGGGCAGATATGGCATCGGGCAAATCAACCCACCGGAAGAGATAGGCTcgaattcatcaaaaatatttatgagcCGTAATGGGTccatttgaataaatttgacAACTCATGGGCAGAGCAACAGAGCATTGACAACTTTGAGAAACTCACAAAAGACCACCCATGCCATGTGCAAGCTTTTCACATCCACTCAAAATAAGGGTTGaataggggtggattcaatCTAATACTAACTGAGCCCAATGGCAACTCAAACTTGGATCAAAATCAAAGTGTTTAGCTCTAACTTGTTTGAGTTAGAGAACAGTATCATTAGAGGGTAACTAAAGGTGAACAATATCATCTAAGATGCGAACAATGTCATCTTTGAGATAAACAGTATTATTGAATGATCAAATATGTTAATCTAGCTAGTTAGATTTGTAGCTTGAAATCTATTCAGTTCAGGCCAAGCTGTGGGTTCAAGCCAAGCCAACTTGGATAGAATCCATCCCTAGGGCTGAATTTGAACCTCCCTAATTATGATTAGCTTTTACAAATGCCAAAATATGCAAAAACCCAAAAATCCCAAATTACTCAACCATGAATGCCCAAAGGATTTACATCAGGGCAGAACTTCCGAAGCCTGGGATTTCATGTAATGTCTGATTTCTTTTAATGTAAATCCGGTCTGGCAGGTGAGGGAACCATAGAAGATAATGCATCCATTTCTAGCTGCAGCTGTGTTCGTGAAGCACTGCACTTAGGGGGAAAACCTCAGGTTTCAATCATCGGCTCAGGGCCAGATGGCTCTTTGCGAGACTTGTTGGATTGGTGTATGGAATTGAAAAGGATGTCTTTGATAACCTGACAAgataaatgggaaaaaaaaaacagaagaaaaatgatTACTGTAGAACAAACCTAAATTATGTTTGCTAAATTGTTCACTTCAAGTCTTTAATGACAAGGATGTCTTTAGAAAAAAGGGAATGGTTATTACCTGTGACATTAGACCATGGACCTGCTCCACAGTTATCTTGGCACTGTCACGGCTGATCTTTGCAAGTTGAGAATCTTCctgcatataaaaaaaatccagtaggaaagagaagaaaagattaGGCATCAACAATTTTTGTCCCATTTTGATCaagttttatatcaaaatatagtaataatgcAACTAGTATCCGCTTTGTTCACATCACAGGTATCATAGAAATTACTTTTCTTTAACAAGCATAAAAATTCAGTCTTGTGTCTCGTTTATTATAAAGGCTTTAGGATCTTAGAAGGGTCATGTGACATGAATGGACTTCTACAGGTTTTGAATGGTTGGACTTTATTTGCAAATAGATGAGACTCTACTTTTACTACAGACCATTACAATAGCCTTTTAATCATTTAAGCTAGTCtcttaaattagtttaaattacaCTTCCGACCCAAAACCTTCTATAAATTCTGAGCTAAGAAATAcatctttctttcatttcaagaacaatattttctttatctttgcaCTATCTTCTTTCACTTGGTGGTTGAAATTCTCCAACTTATTTCCTAGACTAATTGCAAACTATATTTCACTTGTATGTGGCAAAAGtagattttataattacagGAGAAAAAGCCAGCTAACAAACAGAACATAGTTGGTCAACAAAAACACAGAagaaatcattatatatataaatcatctCAAAGCATTTCTttacttcaatttcatttttttttttccttggcCGAACTTGAATACTAGACAAAATGAACTGAGAAGTTCAAACAATtagtaaaatcaatatttcctaCAAAGGGCAGCATCCAAATTTAATGGAAGCTTACACATTGAAACCATGAAAGCCACTTGAAGTGGAGATAAAGCCATATTCAAACATTACATGCATTTGATTACAAGTCTATAATGTCATCAGTCATCCATGAATGTGTCAGTACCAAACTCTTTCACTTTAATGTTTTACAGTTGTAGAGGGCTAGAGGCATACTTCAAAGATTCTAAACGCCTTAAATAAAAGGGTTATTTACTggccaataaattaaacaaaataataggCTCCATGATATCTTTTGAGATTGTATATGATAATAAGGTGAAAAAACTGCTCCATTAGTAGAATAAACAGACATTTTGCATATCttcaactaaaaattttgacagaTTATATCAAGGTGGAAATTCATCTGAAAAAACACAGATGTTGAAGGACATAATGAGGCCAGAAAGGAGAAATATCAattattcttttgaaaattcGCCACAGCAGCATAGTATCAACTAAATTTGATCAACTGTCTGAGAAAACAATGAACCAGATCAAATCCATAGTACCCTATGTCTAAGGCTAAAATACCTGTACTTCTAAATCAAACAAGActattatataaatagaaataagaCACTTACCTCCTTCCTTCTTTGAGGGGGTGCTATCAAGGGCCCGTAACGAGAGTGAGACAATTGATTCTCAGCTTGCTCTAGCTTTTCAGCTGGAAGATGCCAAGGAAATTAAATCATCTCAACAAAAACCAAGAGAAAAAAACATTCAGTTTATCTTACATGAAAGCAAGATAATATATGAGGTAATATACACTTATCCACTCATGCAAATTAATTTCCTCTGTGCAATAATTTCTAATCATGACAAGTgacattaaaattataagaaaaataataaagttactTACATCACAATGACTAGAATGATTACCTAAATCAGAAATTTGTCCTGCAACATAGTCTCCATTACCAAGCAAAGGAGAAGAGGAAAGAGTATTCACCCAATACATGTTCCACAGCAGATCCAAAAGGTGGCAGTCAAGAGATGACTTGAAATAAGTAATATCCAATGCATAATACTGTCCAAATACATGATAAATATACACACAGTGAGCtaacaattaaaaagaaaaccaaaaaaaaatcccaGAAGCAAGAAACCATGAGCACTATAATAACCTGTTTACAGTGCACACCAAAGTCTTCAATCTTATTGAGAGGAATGGTTTGATACTCAGAGACAGGATCATCTGGAGGTTTGTATCCTTCTGGGTATGTCCTGAATGCACCAATCTCAACTTTCCCAGCAGAAACAGTCCTTGTTGGATCAATCACAACAGCCAAGAACGGCTCCTGATATTGCTGATTTAACATTTGGGTTGAAACATCAATACCAGAAAGCCAACATCCATAGCCAGGGTGAGAATGGTACCACCCAACAACATTCTCCAGCCGTCCTGCCTAAACATACAGCAGACCATTCTCTGTAAGAAAAATCTCACagataaaacatttaaaaaaaattaatcacaaaaaatCACAACACTTGATAACTTTGCCATCATGGTCAAACAATCTCTCAAACAGATGTTTCACACATAAAACAGCTTAACTGAACCGAGATAAACTACCAATAGCTACAAACATATAACTACAATGgcacaattaaaaaattacacatcTCAACCATGCACACATAGACGATAGTAGCTTATAataggattttaaaaaaatcaaaagaaaagtgACATGCTTCACAAATAAAGCAGCTCAATTAATCAGAAAAATGATGCCAATATTTACGAACACAAAATGACAATGGAACAGGGTTGCTTGCAACATCTGTATATTATTCTTCATACAAATTGTcagaaaaacttgaaattacACCTGACATGCATAATTTAAGCATATTGAAAAGTTACACACAGTCACTGGTAGCTAAACttagggttttagaaatttaaaaattaaaaaaagaaaaagaaaaagaaaaagaaaaaagaaaaagaaaaaagaaaaaagaaaaagagaccTGTTTGTTAGTTTGGGAATAATCAACCATATACTCATAAGCATCGGCCTGGGCGTTAACCCTAGTTTCGGTGCCTTCAACGGGCAAAGCAAAAGCGTCCATAACAATGATGGCATCGCCGTCGGTTTTGCCTTGCATAAGGCCCATGACTTCGATGGTGCCACCAGATCGCGCGTGAACCACCATCTTGAGTAGAGCGAGTGCGGAAACCTTAACGCGCTTGAAGTAGTGAGGGTCATTGACCCATGGCTTCTCGAGCTGGAACGTGGCTTGCGCCGCTTCGTCGTAGTAGAAAATTGCATCGGAAGATGATGACTTGTCACTTGAACTTGTTGGTGGTGTCTCCATGGAAACTATGTTGTTCTCAAGTTCCCATGTCTTTTGCGCTATTCGCGCTGAGGAAGACGAGAACGATTCCATTAATCAAAATTTGGATCCTGAGCTTTCTGATGAAATGGTACAGCCCGACGCCTCTGTTCTCCGTTTTCATGAATATTCAAACTACCGTAACGACATCGTTTTACTGGAAACGGATAATAAGTTCCactaagatttaaaaaaataataataataataattgccctttttaataattaacatttacaagtcgaattaaaaaaatatttcatatttggtTTTGGAAATTAGACTAATCAAGGAGCCAATCTACAAGTCAATCAGTTTGACTGTCCAGATAAATTGGTAAAACTAATATcagatagttaaaattttaaaattatcattataactTCATGGTAACATCTTCACAACAGTTAACCCAATTTGATTTgttgattgaatattaatttaatgtaaatcATCCGATTCaacttcaaatcaatttaatatgataactATGATATATTTTAACCATAACTTGCACCAAACTAATCACCCGTTCCCAGTTGGACGAAATGGTCTAATTTGTTCGATCCGTATTTTAAAACAATGTCTTTTGAGGATACGACGACTGAAAAATAAGACTTCTGATGGATAGACGGTAAATTATAAGTAGCACTTTTGGCTTACAACTACAAATATTTCACCATGATATCAAAACCCAAGAGACTTGAAAACCACTTTCTAGCCTAGAAATTTAAGATGTATAACTCTTGAATAGTAAATACAAtcaaaggaaaaaggaaaagaaggaaTCCTAACTTAGAATTAAACCCATACAGAGTACAGATTTACCAACTTCACTACAACTTACAAATGCCTATTTGTGGCAATCATCTTTTTCCTCTGCACTATTTTACagtaagtttaaaaaaatacaatttatcaTTGTTTACCCCGACCCCTACCGCCTCTATTGTATCTCGTTAGTTTCTTTGCCGGTTGCTTCTCCCTGACACTGCTTGTCTTGCCTGCTACACTGCGCTTTGAACTCCTATTCGGCTCTCGTGATAACTCTTCACTTGGCATGCTAGAACTGTTTTGAGAGGCAGTGTTAGAGCTATCAATGTCACGTGTAATTGGTACTTCAACCGAAGATTCGCTCAAAAATTCACAGATCTCCCCTCTGGGAACACTTGGAATGACTTTGTCGTGGCCTGAACCAGCTGGATTCTGTTTTGCATCAGACACCAGGTTGTTTTGTATACTATCTTGTCCAGCAGACAAACTGAAGAAGAGGATAACaggtttataaaaattaaagttccACAATTTGACATTGGAAATGGGCAAGTAGTGGGTGTTAGCAGCCATTTACCAAGATCCTGGAGGGAAACCATCAGGAGTAATCAAGCCACCTTTTCCAGCAGTCTCTTTTGACGCTGAACAGTTGTGGTCATGTAATTCCGTATCTGAAATTGCATTCAGGGGCAAGAAGAGCTTTAAGCCCTAAACTGACAAAAAAACCAGAATAACAACCAGACCCCACATTACCCCTTAACCCCAACATATTATTACAATGGAAAACTGTTAGTACTTCAgcaaaaatcaataaatgatCCATGCAAATTAAAACAGGTGGGTTTTGAAATCTTACCTTGAGCAGTTCCACTTACTTTGGAGTCACACAATTGTTTAGTCCCATTTGTCTCCTTAATGCCATGAAGATTGGCAGCATCAGCATCACTAAGACATATGCAGAGACACAAAATTACAGAAGAGAAATGACAATTACCCTTGCCAAGCACTAGACTGTAGATATGCAAGATTAATTTCAAAACCTCTAAATATAACTAGAATACTTTAAGCTATGC
It contains:
- the LOC123200597 gene encoding COP9 signalosome complex subunit 5a-like isoform X1; protein product: MESFSSSSARIAQKTWELENNIVSMETPPTSSSDKSSSSDAIFYYDEAAQATFQLEKPWVNDPHYFKRVKVSALALLKMVVHARSGGTIEVMGLMQGKTDGDAIIVMDAFALPVEGTETRVNAQADAYEYMVDYSQTNKQAGRLENVVGWYHSHPGYGCWLSGIDVSTQMLNQQYQEPFLAVVIDPTRTVSAGKVEIGAFRTYPEGYKPPDDPVSEYQTIPLNKIEDFGVHCKQYYALDITYFKSSLDCHLLDLLWNMYWVNTLSSSPLLGNGDYVAGQISDLAEKLEQAENQLSHSRYGPLIAPPQRRKEEDSQLAKISRDSAKITVEQVHGLMSQVIKDILFNSIHQSNKSRKEPSGPEPMIET
- the LOC123200597 gene encoding COP9 signalosome complex subunit 5b-like isoform X2 produces the protein MESFSSSSARIAQKTWELENNIVSMETPPTSSSDKSSSSDAIFYYDEAAQATFQLEKPWVNDPHYFKRVKVSALALLKMVVHARSGGTIEVMGLMQGKTDGDAIIVMDAFALPVEGTETRVNAQADAYEYMVDYSQTNKQAGRLENVVGWYHSHPGYGCWLSGIDVSTQMLNQQYQEPFLAVVIDPTRTVSAGKVEIGAFRTYPEGYKPPDDPVSEYQTIPLNKIEDFGVHCKQYYALDITYFKSSLDCHLLDLLWNMYWVNTLSSSPLLGNGDYVAGQISDLAEKLEQAENQLSHSRYGPLIAPPQRRKETVDQI